Proteins co-encoded in one Chrysemys picta bellii isolate R12L10 chromosome 13, ASM1138683v2, whole genome shotgun sequence genomic window:
- the LOC135975441 gene encoding olfactory receptor 10A4-like, producing the protein MIYSESNPGENQTISDVFILVGFSNLDKLQIVLFLVLLVTYLLALMGNLLVILLIKLNPSLHTPMYFFLVNLSFLEICYTTSVVPQLLIHLLVEQKTITIAGCAAQMYVITIMGLTECCLLAVMAYDRYVAICHPLSYKTIMSGRACAHLVGASWIIGISVEVAQITWIFSLPFCGSNRIHHYFCDILPVLRMACTDTSKNEIMVFTVSVLLIIGPFLLIILSYICIISTIFMLPSVEGRHKAFSTCSSHLMVVTLFYGMALITYLGLKSSFTLESDQMLSLMNTIVGPVLNPIIYTLRNKDVKGAFRKTVEKSIFSHNQRKQGMKDRVN; encoded by the coding sequence ATGATCTATTCTGAGAGCAACCCAGGAGAGAACCAGACCATCTCTGATGTATTCATCCTGGTGGGGTTTTCAAACCTTGACAAGCTGCAAATCGTTCTGTTTCTGGTGCTTCTGGTCACCTACCTGTTAGCCCTGATGGGGAACTTGCTTGTTATCCTCCTTATAAAGCTAAACCcctcactccacacccccatgtatttcttcctggtgAACCTGTCATTCTTGGAAATCTGCTACACCACCAGTGTGGTCCCTCAGTTGCTGATTCACCTCCTGGTGGAGCAAAAGACCATCACCATTGCGGGCTGCGCTGCCCAGATGTATGTCATCACCATCATGGGCCTGACGGAATGCTGCCTCCTAGCAGTCATGGCGTATGACCGTTACGTGGCCATATGTCACCCCTTGAGCTACAAAACTATCATGAGTGGCCGGGCGTGTGCACATCTTGTGGGTGCTTCATGGATCATTGGCATCTCAGTGGAAGTAGCTCAGATCACTTGGATCTTCAGCCTGCCCTTCTGTGGCTCCAACCGCATCCACCACTACTTCTGTGATATCCTACCAGTGTTGAGGATGGCATGCACGGATACATCCAAAAATGAGATTATGGTCTTCACTGTGTCAGTTCTGTTAATCATAGGCCCTTTTTTATTGATAATCCTGTCTTACATCTGCATTATTTCCACCATCTTCATGCTGCCATCggtggagggaaggcataaagccttctccacctgctcctcccacctcatggTGGTGACTTTGTTCTATGGAATGGCTCTTATCACTTACCTGGGGCTCAAGTCTAGCTTCACCCTGGAGAGTGATCAAATGCTTTCACTCATGAACACAATTGTGGGACCAGTGTTGAACCCCATAATATAcactctgaggaacaaagacgtGAAGGGAGCCTTTAGAAAAACAGTAGAGAAGAGCATCTTTTCACACAACCAGAGAAAACAGGGAATGAAAGATAGAGTTAATTAA